One region of Salinirubrum litoreum genomic DNA includes:
- a CDS encoding DUF424 domain-containing protein, with the protein MLLRERETPEGLLVSVADTDCLGETYANGDVSITVTEEFYGGEEAEEADPEAVVESLTRATVANLVGEESVGVAIEAGIVDETRVLEVGETLHAQLLWMR; encoded by the coding sequence ATGCTCCTGCGTGAACGTGAGACCCCCGAGGGCCTGCTGGTGTCGGTCGCGGACACCGACTGCCTCGGCGAGACGTACGCGAACGGCGACGTGTCGATCACCGTCACCGAGGAGTTCTACGGCGGCGAGGAGGCCGAGGAGGCCGATCCCGAGGCGGTGGTCGAGAGCCTGACGCGGGCGACGGTCGCCAACCTCGTCGGCGAGGAGTCGGTCGGGGTCGCCATCGAGGCCGGCATCGTCGACGAAACCCGTGTGCTGGAGGTCGGCGAGACGCTCCACGCGCAACTGCTGTGGATGCGGTAG
- a CDS encoding tetratricopeptide repeat protein, protein MSDERDRDRDRDHRFSEGQGFSEEYEDFTLDPPELKVDPTKVDPVDSRAITDMLDQRNVGSDEVDTEDLMEVGLSYMQINRFEDATVTFERAARFAEDNSLDEQEAWVNKGVAHAELEEYDEAIGAYREALRIDDDSEHAASAETNLAYALWEFGESEEALEHAERAVEIDPRFPQAWYNRGFFLLERGLAEDAVNAFDNALRLGMRNAGLLEEKARALEELGEYEEAEEVQEQADELREDAEQRLVEEYGN, encoded by the coding sequence ATGAGCGACGAGCGCGACCGAGACCGAGACCGTGACCACCGTTTCTCCGAGGGACAGGGGTTCTCGGAGGAGTACGAGGACTTTACGCTCGATCCGCCCGAACTGAAGGTCGACCCGACGAAGGTCGATCCGGTCGACTCGCGGGCCATCACCGACATGCTCGACCAGCGCAACGTCGGGAGCGACGAGGTCGACACGGAGGACCTGATGGAGGTCGGCCTGTCGTACATGCAGATCAACCGGTTCGAGGACGCGACCGTCACCTTCGAGCGCGCCGCCCGGTTCGCCGAGGACAACTCCCTGGACGAACAGGAGGCGTGGGTGAACAAGGGCGTCGCGCACGCCGAACTGGAGGAGTACGACGAGGCCATCGGCGCGTACCGCGAAGCACTCCGGATCGACGACGACTCCGAACACGCCGCCAGCGCCGAGACGAACCTCGCGTACGCGCTGTGGGAGTTCGGCGAGAGCGAGGAGGCACTGGAACACGCCGAACGCGCCGTCGAGATCGACCCCCGCTTCCCGCAGGCGTGGTACAACCGGGGCTTCTTCCTGCTCGAACGCGGCCTCGCAGAGGACGCCGTGAACGCCTTCGACAACGCGCTCCGTCTCGGGATGCGAAACGCCGGGCTGTTAGAGGAGAAGGCTCGCGCACTCGAGGAACTCGGCGAGTACGAGGAAGCCGAGGAAGTGCAGGAACAGGCCGACGAACTGCGCGAGGACGCCGAACAGCGACTCGTCGAGGAGTACGGCAACTGA
- the thpR gene encoding RNA 2',3'-cyclic phosphodiesterase: MRLFVSVDLPDALADPLADLQQEFGDAPGLRFTDPEQAHLTLKFLGEVDEKRVPEIEDALETAVDAAGVDPFDATVGGLGVFPSMEYISVVWVGIREGAGREELTRLHEAVERETTALGFDPEDHDFTPHVTLARMNDARSKVRVQQVVREQDPTLGTMRVSQIRLKASELDRDGPTYSTVSRIGL, from the coding sequence ATGCGACTGTTCGTCAGTGTCGACCTGCCGGACGCGCTCGCCGACCCACTCGCCGACCTCCAGCAGGAGTTCGGCGACGCGCCGGGACTCCGATTCACCGACCCCGAGCAAGCGCACCTGACGCTGAAGTTCCTCGGCGAGGTCGACGAGAAGCGCGTGCCCGAGATCGAAGACGCCCTCGAGACGGCGGTCGATGCCGCCGGCGTCGACCCCTTCGACGCGACCGTCGGCGGTCTCGGGGTCTTCCCGAGCATGGAGTACATCAGTGTCGTCTGGGTCGGGATCAGAGAGGGAGCGGGCCGCGAGGAACTGACACGTCTCCACGAGGCAGTCGAGCGCGAGACGACCGCGCTGGGCTTCGATCCGGAGGATCACGACTTCACGCCGCACGTCACCCTCGCCCGGATGAACGACGCCCGGAGCAAGGTGCGCGTCCAGCAGGTCGTCCGGGAGCAGGACCCGACGCTCGGGACGATGCGCGTCTCACAGATTCGGCTAAAAGCGAGCGAACTCGACAGAGACGGGCCGACCTACTCGACCGTGAGTCGGATCGGGCTGTGA
- a CDS encoding 50S ribosomal protein L39e — MSKKTKAKKKRLAKLERQNSRVPAWVMLKTDMEVSRNPKRRHWRRSDTDE; from the coding sequence ATGAGCAAGAAGACGAAGGCCAAGAAGAAGCGGCTGGCGAAGCTGGAGCGCCAGAACAGCCGCGTCCCGGCGTGGGTCATGCTGAAGACCGACATGGAAGTGAGCCGAAACCCCAAGCGTCGCCACTGGCGGCGTAGCGACACCGACGAATAA
- a CDS encoding 50S ribosomal protein L31e: MSASDFEERVVTVPLRDAKNEPSQERADKALKLIRAHLAKHFKVDEDAVRLEPSLNEAVWARGRSNPPSKIRVRAARFDEDGESVVEAEPAE, from the coding sequence ATGAGCGCGAGCGACTTCGAGGAGCGTGTCGTCACCGTCCCGCTCCGCGACGCGAAGAACGAACCGTCTCAGGAGCGCGCAGACAAGGCGCTGAAGCTGATCCGCGCGCACCTCGCCAAGCACTTCAAGGTCGACGAGGACGCCGTCAGACTGGAACCGAGCCTCAACGAGGCCGTCTGGGCGCGCGGGCGCTCGAACCCGCCGAGCAAGATCCGCGTCCGCGCCGCACGCTTCGACGAGGACGGCGAGTCGGTCGTCGAAGCAGAGCCGGCCGAGTAA
- a CDS encoding translation initiation factor IF-6, whose protein sequence is MLRASFAGSSYVGVFARATDDCLLVRPDADDDLVADMSEELGVEALTTTVGGSGTVGALATGNENGILLSGRATDAERDAIADLTDLPVARLPGKINAAGNVVLANDYGAYVHPDLSREAVQVVKDTLDVPVERGELAGVRTVGTAAVATNEGVLCHPKSREPELERLEELLDVWADIGTINYGAPLVGSGLVANNEGYVVGEDTTGPELGRIEETLGYLD, encoded by the coding sequence GTGCTCCGCGCCTCTTTCGCCGGATCGTCGTACGTCGGTGTCTTCGCCCGCGCGACCGACGACTGTCTGCTGGTCCGTCCCGACGCGGACGACGACCTCGTCGCCGACATGAGCGAGGAACTCGGCGTCGAGGCGCTCACGACGACGGTCGGTGGCTCGGGCACCGTCGGCGCACTGGCGACCGGCAACGAGAACGGCATTCTCCTCTCGGGTCGTGCGACCGACGCCGAACGCGACGCCATCGCCGATCTGACCGACCTCCCGGTCGCACGACTGCCGGGCAAGATCAACGCCGCCGGCAACGTCGTGCTGGCGAACGACTACGGCGCGTACGTCCACCCGGACCTCTCCCGGGAGGCCGTGCAGGTCGTGAAAGACACCCTCGACGTCCCGGTCGAGCGCGGCGAGTTGGCCGGCGTCCGCACCGTCGGGACGGCGGCGGTCGCCACCAACGAGGGCGTGCTCTGTCACCCCAAGTCGCGCGAACCGGAACTCGAACGGCTCGAGGAACTGCTGGACGTGTGGGCCGACATCGGGACGATCAACTACGGCGCGCCGCTGGTCGGGTCCGGGTTGGTCGCCAACAACGAGGGCTACGTCGTCGGCGAGGACACGACCGGGCCGGAACTCGGTCGGATCGAGGAGACGCTGGGCTACCTCGACTGA
- the rpl18a gene encoding 50S ribosomal protein L18Ae, protein MSQFTVSGRFKTRHGWQSFERQLDAPNEQVAEEWTVSRFGAEHGLDRMRVDISEVSAA, encoded by the coding sequence ATGAGTCAGTTTACTGTGAGCGGTCGGTTCAAGACCCGACACGGGTGGCAGTCCTTCGAGCGCCAGCTCGACGCCCCGAACGAACAGGTCGCCGAGGAGTGGACGGTCTCCCGGTTCGGTGCCGAACACGGTCTCGACCGGATGCGCGTCGACATCTCGGAGGTGTCCGCCGCATGA
- the pfdA gene encoding prefoldin subunit alpha has product MSLGGGGGGGQQQLQQLSQELQAIDEEIEELEGEIEDLEQEQDEIDEAIEAIETLESGSTVQVPLGGGAYLRAEVQDIDEVIVGLGGGYAAEQPQDDAIDALENKQDLLDDQIETVEGQIDELEEESDEIEQQAQQLQQQMQQQQMQQMQQMQEQGGDE; this is encoded by the coding sequence ATGAGCCTCGGTGGTGGCGGCGGTGGCGGTCAGCAGCAACTCCAGCAGCTCTCCCAGGAACTGCAGGCGATCGACGAGGAGATCGAGGAACTCGAAGGCGAGATCGAGGATCTGGAGCAGGAGCAGGACGAGATCGACGAGGCCATCGAGGCCATCGAGACGCTCGAGTCCGGCTCGACCGTGCAGGTCCCGCTGGGCGGCGGCGCGTACCTCCGCGCCGAGGTGCAGGACATCGACGAAGTGATCGTCGGACTCGGTGGCGGCTACGCCGCAGAGCAGCCGCAGGACGACGCCATCGACGCACTGGAGAACAAACAGGATCTGCTCGACGACCAGATCGAGACGGTCGAAGGGCAGATCGACGAGTTGGAGGAGGAGAGCGACGAGATCGAACAGCAGGCCCAGCAGCTCCAACAGCAGATGCAGCAGCAGCAGATGCAGCAGATGCAGCAGATGCAAGAGCAGGGCGGCGACGAGTAA
- the ftsY gene encoding signal recognition particle-docking protein FtsY has translation MFDGLKEKLGKFRKDAEDAAEEKPADADAEAAADSEADVEPEADATGGADDTAETATDADAETGADTEAGTGADAEPAPDEAETATAEAETADTAADSTESDERDTSDAGEEERAPLADAPGSQVLDEASERKQSSGGFAQRAKAFATGRIIIEEEDLEEPLWELEMALLESDVEMNVAEAILETIRENLIGESRKQVQSTGQLVEEALHEALYDVISVGQFDFDGRVAEADKPVVIIFTGVNGVGKTTSIAKLSRYFEHQGLSTVLANGDTYRAGANEQLRKHAENLDRKVIAHEQGGDPAAVIYDAVEYAEANDVDVVLGDTAGRLHTSNDLMEQLAKIDRVVGPDMTLFVDEAVAGQDAVQRAKTFNDAAEIDGAILTKADADSQGGAAISIAYVTGKPILFLGIGQGYEDLQRFDPEELVDSLLGVDE, from the coding sequence ATGTTCGACGGACTCAAGGAGAAACTCGGGAAGTTCCGCAAGGACGCCGAAGACGCCGCCGAGGAGAAACCCGCCGACGCCGACGCGGAGGCGGCGGCCGACTCCGAGGCCGACGTCGAACCGGAGGCGGATGCGACCGGCGGTGCAGACGACACGGCCGAGACGGCGACCGACGCGGACGCCGAGACCGGCGCGGACACCGAGGCAGGCACGGGTGCCGACGCAGAGCCAGCCCCGGACGAGGCCGAGACCGCGACCGCCGAGGCGGAGACGGCCGACACGGCCGCCGACTCCACAGAGTCCGACGAGCGCGACACGAGCGACGCGGGTGAAGAAGAGCGGGCACCGCTGGCGGACGCGCCCGGCTCGCAGGTGTTAGACGAGGCGAGCGAACGGAAGCAGTCCTCCGGCGGGTTCGCCCAGCGGGCGAAGGCGTTCGCCACCGGGCGGATCATCATCGAGGAGGAGGACCTCGAAGAGCCGCTGTGGGAGTTGGAGATGGCCCTGCTGGAGAGCGACGTGGAGATGAACGTCGCCGAGGCGATCCTGGAGACGATCCGGGAGAACCTCATCGGCGAGTCGCGCAAGCAGGTGCAGTCGACCGGCCAACTCGTCGAGGAGGCGCTCCACGAGGCGCTGTACGACGTGATCTCGGTCGGGCAGTTCGACTTCGACGGCCGCGTGGCCGAGGCGGACAAGCCGGTCGTCATCATCTTCACCGGCGTCAACGGCGTCGGGAAGACGACCAGCATCGCGAAGCTCTCCCGGTACTTCGAGCACCAGGGCCTCTCGACGGTGCTGGCGAACGGCGACACCTACCGCGCCGGTGCGAACGAGCAACTCCGGAAGCACGCCGAGAATCTGGACCGGAAAGTCATCGCCCACGAGCAGGGTGGCGACCCCGCCGCGGTCATCTACGACGCGGTGGAGTACGCCGAGGCGAACGACGTGGACGTGGTGCTCGGCGACACTGCCGGTCGCCTGCACACCTCGAACGATCTGATGGAGCAGTTGGCGAAGATCGACCGCGTCGTCGGCCCGGACATGACGCTGTTCGTGGACGAGGCCGTGGCGGGGCAGGACGCGGTCCAGCGCGCCAAGACGTTCAACGACGCCGCCGAGATCGACGGCGCGATCCTGACGAAGGCCGACGCCGACTCGCAGGGCGGGGCGGCCATCTCCATCGCGTACGTGACGGGGAAGCCGATCCTGTTCCTCGGCATCGGGCAGGGGTACGAGGACCTCCAGCGGTTCGATCCCGAGGAACTGGTCGACAGCCTGCTGGGCGTCGACGAGTAA